From a single Nocardioides sp. dk884 genomic region:
- a CDS encoding NAD(P)H-binding protein, translating into MAFSTITDLDVAAAQGHSRELRSRLLETESTTYVTGPVGTGNGERVLLLGGTGYIGRAVVKELAARGYRPAVLARSAETKNDPDYAEAEVVVGDPTRAADVESAVAAAPTAVVISLLSGRKPNDAEECEIVDHDAVVNGIRAAVAHEVEQFIHISDFGAYRPELIPQVYKLQVEGELIGEHHGRLNWTIVRPTAYYPYLSMTFGDVKNGEPYRIFDHGEYSVVNPIAREDLAEFIVNQVLAPDAYRRVLPVGGPWVPENVVTLKAAGEMMFDVLGRTPEFNVVTMASWDKKIARLTRLGKISKQLKPVAFYLEAAKYWSVVDHVAPAYGTRTLRGFMEKLKDREFPTGSFKERMKNGTQMMPTDI; encoded by the coding sequence ATGGCCTTCAGCACCATCACCGATCTCGACGTCGCCGCCGCGCAGGGCCACAGCCGCGAGCTGCGCAGCCGTCTGCTCGAGACCGAGTCGACCACCTATGTGACCGGCCCGGTCGGCACCGGCAACGGTGAGCGCGTGCTCCTGCTCGGCGGCACCGGCTACATCGGGCGCGCCGTGGTCAAGGAGCTCGCCGCTCGTGGCTACCGTCCGGCCGTGCTGGCCCGCAGCGCCGAGACCAAGAACGACCCCGACTACGCCGAGGCCGAGGTCGTCGTGGGCGACCCGACGCGCGCCGCCGATGTGGAGTCCGCGGTGGCGGCGGCCCCGACGGCGGTGGTGATCTCGCTGCTGAGCGGGCGCAAGCCCAACGACGCCGAGGAGTGCGAGATCGTCGACCACGACGCGGTGGTCAACGGGATCCGCGCGGCCGTCGCGCACGAGGTCGAGCAGTTCATCCACATCAGCGACTTCGGCGCCTACCGCCCCGAGCTGATCCCGCAGGTCTACAAGCTCCAGGTCGAGGGCGAGCTGATCGGTGAGCACCACGGCCGGCTGAACTGGACGATCGTGCGCCCCACGGCGTACTACCCCTACCTCTCGATGACCTTCGGTGATGTCAAGAACGGCGAGCCGTACCGGATCTTCGACCACGGCGAGTACAGCGTCGTGAACCCGATCGCGCGCGAGGACCTCGCCGAGTTCATCGTCAACCAGGTGCTCGCGCCGGACGCCTACCGCCGGGTGCTGCCGGTCGGCGGCCCGTGGGTCCCCGAGAACGTCGTGACGCTCAAGGCCGCCGGCGAGATGATGTTCGACGTGCTGGGCCGGACCCCGGAGTTCAACGTGGTCACGATGGCGTCGTGGGACAAGAAGATCGCCCGCCTGACCCGCCTCGGCAAGATCAGCAAGCAGCTCAAGCCGGTCGCCTTCTACCTCGAGGCCGCGAAGTACTGGTCGGTCGTCGACCACGTCGCCCCGGCGTACGGCACCCGCACGCTGCGCGGCTTCATGGAGAAGCTCAAGGACCGCGAGTTCCCCACCGGCAGCTTCAAGGAGCGGATGAAGAACGGCACCCAGATGATGCCGACCGACATCTGA
- a CDS encoding ABC transporter ATP-binding protein: MITVESLTKKYGPFTAVDDITFTARPGRVTGFLGPNGAGKSTSMRILVGLTPPTSGTATVLGRRFADLPNPGREIGVLLDASAQHAGRTGREILTLAALTMGLPRARVAETLAHVGLTEAEAERRVRHYSLGMRQRLGIATALIGDPEVLVLDEPANGLDPAGIRAMRDLLRGYADRGGTVLLSSHLLHEIEVIADDILVIGHGRIVAQGTKADLLAAAGTVVRAADPDRLARALQDAGITVTAAGHGALRTDADLAHVGQVAHAAGVPLTELRSADGAGLEEMFLELTAETQREGAAA, translated from the coding sequence ATGATCACCGTTGAGTCCCTGACCAAGAAGTACGGCCCCTTCACCGCCGTCGACGACATCACCTTCACGGCGCGGCCCGGCCGCGTCACCGGCTTCCTCGGCCCCAACGGCGCCGGGAAGTCCACCTCGATGCGCATCCTGGTCGGCCTCACCCCGCCGACCTCGGGCACCGCCACGGTGCTCGGCCGGCGCTTCGCCGACCTGCCCAACCCCGGCCGCGAGATCGGCGTGCTGCTCGACGCCTCCGCCCAGCACGCCGGACGCACCGGCCGCGAGATCCTCACCCTCGCCGCGCTCACCATGGGCCTGCCCCGCGCGCGGGTCGCCGAGACCCTCGCCCACGTCGGCCTCACCGAGGCCGAGGCGGAGCGTCGGGTGCGCCACTACTCCCTGGGCATGCGCCAGCGCCTCGGCATCGCCACCGCCCTGATCGGCGACCCCGAGGTGCTGGTGCTCGACGAGCCCGCCAACGGCCTCGACCCCGCCGGCATCCGGGCGATGCGCGACCTGCTGCGCGGGTACGCCGACCGCGGCGGCACCGTGCTGCTCTCCAGCCACCTGCTGCACGAGATCGAGGTCATCGCCGACGACATCCTCGTCATCGGCCACGGCCGGATCGTCGCCCAGGGCACCAAGGCCGACCTGCTCGCCGCCGCGGGCACCGTCGTCCGCGCGGCCGATCCCGACCGCCTCGCCCGCGCCCTGCAGGACGCCGGGATCACCGTCACCGCCGCCGGCCACGGGGCCCTGCGCACCGACGCCGACCTCGCCCACGTCGGGCAGGTCGCCCACGCCGCCGGCGTACCCCTCACCGAGCTCAGGTCCGCCGACGGCGCCGGCCTGGAGGAGATGTTCCTCGAGCTCACCGCCGAGACCCAGCGCGAAGGAGCAGCAGCATGA
- a CDS encoding ABC transporter permease — MSTTSSASTGTLESSDPLATIAEQHTGPRTPPARIPLSRVVRVELRKMFDTRSGFWLMAGIAILAIGATAAVIVFAPDSALTYDTFATAIGVPMAVILPIVAILAVTSEWSQRTGLTTFTLVPDRGRVIAVKAGLAIAIGVVSMLLAAAIGALGNIVGTAIAGTDTVWDISAATLGMIMIANVLGLLVGFMLGTLLRSSAAAIVAYFVYSFVLPGATSALAAAQEWYRDLGPWIDFNYATTPLFDGVPTAEQWAQLATSGTIWLLVPLAIGLRLILRAEVK; from the coding sequence ATGAGCACCACCTCATCCGCATCGACCGGCACCCTCGAGTCGAGCGACCCGCTCGCCACGATCGCCGAGCAGCACACCGGCCCGCGTACGCCGCCGGCACGAATCCCGCTGTCCCGCGTGGTCCGCGTGGAGCTGCGCAAGATGTTCGACACCCGCTCCGGCTTCTGGCTGATGGCCGGCATCGCGATCCTCGCGATCGGCGCGACCGCCGCGGTCATCGTCTTCGCCCCGGACTCCGCGCTGACCTACGACACGTTCGCCACGGCGATCGGGGTCCCGATGGCGGTGATCCTGCCGATCGTCGCGATCCTCGCGGTCACCAGCGAGTGGAGCCAGCGCACGGGGCTCACCACGTTCACCCTCGTGCCGGACCGGGGCCGCGTGATCGCGGTCAAGGCGGGCCTCGCGATCGCCATCGGCGTCGTCTCGATGCTGCTCGCCGCCGCGATCGGGGCGCTCGGCAACATCGTCGGCACCGCGATCGCCGGCACCGACACGGTCTGGGACATCAGCGCCGCCACCCTGGGGATGATCATGATCGCCAACGTGCTCGGGCTGCTGGTCGGCTTCATGCTCGGCACCCTGCTGCGCAGCTCGGCGGCCGCGATCGTGGCCTACTTCGTCTACTCCTTCGTGCTCCCGGGCGCGACCAGCGCCCTGGCCGCCGCGCAGGAGTGGTACCGCGACCTCGGCCCGTGGATCGACTTCAACTACGCCACGACCCCGCTCTTCGACGGGGTGCCCACCGCCGAGCAGTGGGCCCAGCTGGCCACCTCCGGCACGATCTGGCTGCTGGTCCCGCTCGCGATCGGCCTGCGCCTCATCCTCCGCGCCGAGGTGAAGTAG
- a CDS encoding RNA polymerase subunit sigma-70, with protein MSTDTQREEPAVSGLGEADEAAFSRLTERHRRELHVHCYRMLGSFEDAEDTVQETYLRAWRRRETYEGRGTVRAWLYGIATHACLDLLAKRRPQAAAGGEVRWLQPYPDRLLDELVADDTEQPEAVAVAQETIELAYLAAVQHLAPRPRAVLVLRDVLGWPAKEVAALLGDSVNSVNSALQRARAGMRAHLPAERQDWTYGEEDAATRELVRRFTDASLATDVGALAALLREDVRCSMPPTPGLRVGRDAVVEDWVQDGFEELGRLRAVPTSVNRQPAVAFYLWHDSEGAYLPLTLDVLRITGGAITEILTFHADQFPRLALPERLMEDGHDQDT; from the coding sequence ATGAGCACGGACACACAACGTGAGGAGCCGGCGGTGAGCGGGCTGGGCGAGGCCGACGAGGCGGCGTTCTCGCGGCTGACCGAGCGCCACCGCCGCGAGCTGCACGTGCACTGCTACCGGATGCTCGGGTCCTTCGAGGACGCCGAGGACACCGTGCAGGAGACCTACCTGCGGGCCTGGCGGCGCCGCGAGACCTATGAGGGTCGCGGGACCGTGCGCGCCTGGCTCTACGGCATCGCCACCCACGCCTGCCTCGACCTGCTCGCCAAGCGCCGCCCGCAGGCGGCCGCCGGCGGCGAGGTGCGCTGGCTGCAGCCCTACCCCGACCGGCTGCTCGACGAGCTCGTGGCCGACGACACGGAGCAGCCGGAGGCCGTCGCCGTCGCGCAGGAGACCATCGAGCTGGCCTACCTGGCCGCGGTCCAGCACCTCGCCCCGCGCCCCCGCGCCGTCCTGGTCCTGCGCGACGTGCTCGGCTGGCCGGCCAAGGAGGTCGCGGCGCTCCTCGGGGACTCCGTCAACTCCGTCAACAGCGCGCTGCAGCGGGCCCGCGCCGGCATGCGGGCGCACCTGCCGGCCGAGCGGCAGGACTGGACCTACGGCGAGGAGGACGCCGCGACCCGGGAGCTGGTACGCCGGTTCACCGACGCCAGCCTCGCCACGGACGTCGGTGCGCTCGCCGCGCTGCTGCGCGAGGACGTGCGCTGCTCGATGCCGCCCACGCCCGGCCTGCGGGTCGGGCGGGACGCGGTGGTGGAGGACTGGGTGCAGGACGGCTTCGAGGAGCTCGGGCGCCTGCGCGCCGTACCCACCTCGGTGAACCGGCAGCCCGCCGTCGCCTTCTACCTGTGGCACGACTCCGAGGGCGCGTACCTGCCGCTGACGCTCGACGTCCTGCGGATCACCGGCGGCGCGATCACCGAGATCCTGACCTTCCACGCCGACCAGTTCCCGCGCCTCGCGCTGCCCGAGCGTCTGATGGAGGACGGGCATGACCAGGACACGTGA
- a CDS encoding MSMEG_6728 family protein has translation MQTFLPYPGFEASARVLDARRLGKQRVEGIQVIRGLIVPGYGWRHHPAVKMWRGYVEALGRYALTCCEVWVEAGRADTCAATIRTDLAGAGVERVRSQAALGRAGALPPWLGEEAFHRSHRSALVRKDPDFYRPLFPDVPDDLPYVWPAASPPS, from the coding sequence GTGCAGACGTTCCTGCCCTACCCCGGCTTCGAGGCCTCGGCGCGGGTGCTCGACGCGCGGCGGCTCGGCAAGCAGCGGGTGGAGGGGATCCAGGTGATCCGCGGGCTGATCGTGCCGGGGTACGGCTGGCGCCACCACCCGGCGGTGAAGATGTGGCGGGGGTACGTCGAGGCGCTGGGGCGCTACGCGCTCACCTGCTGCGAGGTGTGGGTCGAGGCGGGCCGCGCCGACACCTGCGCGGCCACCATCCGCACGGACCTGGCCGGGGCCGGCGTGGAGCGGGTGCGCAGCCAGGCCGCGCTGGGGCGTGCCGGCGCGCTCCCGCCGTGGCTGGGGGAGGAGGCCTTCCACCGCAGCCACCGCTCGGCGCTGGTGCGCAAGGACCCGGACTTCTACCGCCCGCTGTTCCCCGACGTCCCCGACGACCTGCCCTACGTGTGGCCCGCGGCCTCGCCGCCGTCGTGA
- a CDS encoding YczE/YyaS/YitT family protein translates to MTRTSPAGLADLGPVAQLRAGRLGRRLPQLFLGLVLYGVSLAMMVRGDLGLAPWDVLHSGLIRHLPMSLGQAVVLMSFVVLVLWIPLREVPGLGTVANAFVVGISADATLAVLDAPAALVWRGGLCVGGVALCGLAGAMYIGAQLGRGPRDGLMTGLARRTGGSLRLVRTGIEVTVVVVGLALGGALGVGTVLYALAIGPLTQRWLTAWTVRLPTDSRIYDLRHGPSGRHPA, encoded by the coding sequence ATGACCCGCACGTCACCCGCCGGCCTGGCCGACCTGGGCCCGGTGGCCCAGCTGCGCGCCGGGCGGCTCGGGCGCCGCCTGCCCCAGCTGTTCCTGGGACTGGTCCTCTACGGCGTCTCGCTGGCGATGATGGTCCGCGGCGACCTGGGCCTGGCGCCGTGGGACGTGCTGCACTCCGGGCTGATCCGGCACCTGCCGATGAGCCTCGGGCAGGCGGTCGTGCTGATGAGCTTCGTGGTGCTGGTGCTGTGGATCCCGCTGCGGGAGGTTCCGGGCCTGGGCACGGTCGCCAACGCCTTCGTCGTGGGGATCTCCGCGGACGCCACCCTGGCGGTGCTCGACGCCCCGGCCGCACTCGTCTGGCGCGGAGGTCTGTGCGTCGGCGGGGTGGCGCTGTGCGGGCTGGCCGGCGCGATGTACATCGGTGCCCAGCTGGGCCGCGGGCCCCGCGACGGGCTGATGACCGGCCTGGCGCGGCGTACCGGCGGGTCGCTGCGGCTGGTGCGCACCGGCATCGAGGTGACGGTCGTCGTGGTCGGCCTCGCCCTCGGTGGTGCGCTCGGCGTCGGCACGGTGCTCTACGCCCTCGCGATCGGGCCGCTCACCCAGCGCTGGCTGACGGCCTGGACCGTCCGACTGCCCACTGATAGCAGGATATATGATCTGCGTCATGGCCCGTCGGGCCGTCATCCTGCCTGA
- the ilvC gene encoding ketol-acid reductoisomerase, which yields MAEMFYDDHADLSLIQGKSVAVIGYGSQGHAHALSLRDSGVDVRVGLQPGSKSRPKAEAEGLRVLTPAEAAAEADVVVILAPDQHQRKLYAEEIAPHLNAGDTLVFGHGFNIRFGYITPPEDVDVFMVAPKGPGHLVRREYVDGRGVPVLVAVEKDASGKAWDLALSYAKAIGGLRAGGIKTTFTEETETDLFGEQAVLCGGASQLVMYGFETLIEAGYQPEVAYFECLHELKLIVDLMYEGGIAKQRWSVSDTAEFGDYVSGPRVITPEVKENMKAVLADITSGAFAERFITDMDNGNPEFTKFREQGEAHPIEKTGRELRKLMAWVKSHDSDYTEGTATR from the coding sequence GTGGCTGAGATGTTCTACGACGACCACGCCGACCTGTCCCTGATCCAGGGCAAGAGCGTGGCGGTCATCGGCTACGGCAGCCAGGGCCACGCCCACGCGCTGTCGCTGCGCGACTCCGGCGTCGACGTGCGCGTCGGTCTGCAGCCGGGCTCCAAGAGCCGCCCCAAGGCCGAGGCGGAGGGCCTGCGCGTCCTCACCCCCGCGGAGGCGGCGGCCGAGGCCGACGTCGTCGTCATCCTCGCTCCCGACCAGCACCAGCGGAAGCTGTACGCCGAGGAGATCGCCCCCCACCTCAACGCGGGCGACACCCTGGTCTTCGGCCACGGCTTCAACATCCGCTTCGGCTACATCACCCCGCCCGAGGACGTCGACGTCTTCATGGTGGCCCCGAAGGGCCCGGGTCACCTGGTCCGTCGTGAGTACGTCGACGGCCGCGGCGTGCCCGTGCTCGTCGCGGTGGAGAAGGACGCCTCGGGCAAGGCCTGGGACCTCGCGCTCTCCTACGCCAAGGCGATCGGCGGCCTGCGTGCCGGCGGCATCAAGACCACCTTCACCGAGGAGACCGAGACCGACCTGTTCGGTGAGCAGGCCGTCCTGTGCGGTGGCGCCTCGCAGCTGGTCATGTACGGCTTCGAGACCCTGATCGAGGCCGGCTACCAGCCCGAGGTCGCCTACTTCGAGTGCCTGCACGAGCTCAAGCTCATCGTCGACCTGATGTACGAGGGCGGCATCGCCAAGCAGCGCTGGTCGGTCTCCGACACCGCCGAGTTCGGTGACTACGTCTCCGGCCCGCGGGTCATCACCCCCGAGGTGAAGGAGAACATGAAGGCGGTCCTCGCCGACATCACCAGCGGCGCGTTCGCCGAGCGCTTCATCACCGACATGGACAACGGCAACCCGGAGTTCACCAAGTTCCGCGAGCAGGGCGAGGCGCACCCGATCGAGAAGACCGGCCGCGAGCTGCGCAAGCTCATGGCGTGGGTGAAGAGCCACGACTCGGACTACACCGAGGGCACCGCTACTCGCTGA
- the ilvN gene encoding acetolactate synthase small subunit: MSKHTLSVLVEDKPGVLARIAALFSRRGFNIESLAVGPTEHPEVSRMTIVVNVDRSPLEQVTKQLNKLVEVIKIVELDPNASVHRELLLVKIAATAETRGQVLDTVQLFRAKVVDVTVDALTVQITGNADKLADFLRVVEPFGIREQVQSGMVAIGRGSRSVSERSLRPVPIPAPPAAI, encoded by the coding sequence GGTCGAGGACAAGCCCGGCGTCCTGGCCCGCATCGCCGCCCTGTTCAGCCGGCGCGGCTTCAACATCGAGTCGCTCGCCGTGGGCCCCACCGAGCACCCCGAGGTCTCGCGGATGACCATCGTGGTCAACGTCGACCGCTCGCCGCTCGAGCAGGTCACCAAGCAGCTGAACAAGCTGGTCGAGGTGATCAAGATCGTCGAGCTCGACCCCAACGCCTCGGTGCACCGCGAGCTGCTCCTGGTCAAGATCGCCGCCACCGCGGAGACCCGCGGTCAGGTGCTCGACACCGTCCAGCTGTTCCGCGCCAAGGTGGTCGACGTGACCGTCGACGCCCTCACCGTCCAGATCACCGGCAACGCCGACAAGCTGGCCGACTTCCTGCGCGTGGTGGAGCCGTTCGGCATCCGCGAGCAGGTGCAGTCCGGCATGGTCGCGATCGGTCGCGGGTCGCGCTCGGTCTCCGAGCGCAGCCTGCGCCCGGTGCCGATCCCCGCGCCCCCCGCCGCGATCTGA
- the serA gene encoding phosphoglycerate dehydrogenase produces MSKPVVLIAEPLSPATVEALGGDFDVRHCDGTDRAALLSAVGEAEALLVRSQTQVDAELLAAAPRLRVVARAGIGLDNVDVRTATTCGVMVVTAPTSNVVSVAELTVALMLAAARHVTRADAALRAGSWDRAPFVGTELFDKTVGIVGLGRIGVLVAQRLAAFGMRVLAHDPYVQAGRAAQMGVRLVDLDTLLAESDFMSVHLPRTSETIGLIGEAELRRVKPSLVLVNAARGGIVDEAALYAALCEGRVAAAGLDVFADEPCVESPLLTLPNVVATPHLGACTAEAQEKAGLAVARSVRLALAGDLVPDAVNVQGGVIAEDVRPGIPLTEKLGRIFTGLAGGVAQQLDVEVRGEITDHDVKVLELAALKGMFADVVEGNVSYVNVPLLAAERGTLVRLVVDPESPDHRNLITLRGTIADGSQVSVSGTLVGIAQRERLVEVNGFDVDLEPTDHLAFFAYTDRPGMVGVLGRVLGEAGVNIAGMQVARDTRGGRALVALSVDSVIPVGALEEIESSLDAATVRAVDLV; encoded by the coding sequence GTGAGCAAGCCCGTCGTCCTCATCGCCGAACCCCTGAGCCCCGCCACGGTGGAGGCGCTCGGAGGAGACTTCGACGTGCGCCACTGCGACGGCACCGACCGGGCGGCGCTGCTGAGCGCGGTGGGGGAGGCCGAGGCGCTCCTGGTGCGCTCCCAGACCCAGGTCGACGCCGAGCTGCTCGCCGCCGCGCCCCGGCTGCGGGTGGTCGCGCGGGCCGGCATCGGCCTGGACAACGTCGACGTCCGCACCGCCACGACGTGCGGTGTCATGGTGGTCACCGCGCCGACCTCGAACGTCGTCTCGGTCGCGGAGCTGACGGTCGCCCTGATGCTCGCTGCGGCTCGGCACGTGACGCGCGCCGACGCCGCGCTGCGCGCCGGCAGCTGGGACCGGGCCCCGTTCGTCGGCACCGAGCTCTTCGACAAGACCGTCGGCATCGTCGGGCTGGGGCGCATCGGCGTGCTGGTCGCGCAGCGGCTCGCGGCCTTCGGGATGCGGGTGCTCGCCCATGACCCCTACGTGCAGGCCGGCCGGGCCGCCCAGATGGGCGTGCGTCTCGTCGACCTGGACACGCTGCTCGCCGAGTCCGACTTCATGTCGGTGCACCTGCCGCGCACCAGCGAGACGATCGGCCTGATCGGCGAGGCCGAGCTGCGCCGGGTCAAGCCCTCCCTGGTGCTCGTCAACGCCGCCCGCGGCGGCATCGTCGACGAGGCGGCGCTCTACGCGGCGCTGTGCGAGGGCCGGGTGGCGGCCGCGGGGCTCGACGTGTTCGCCGATGAGCCCTGCGTGGAGAGCCCGCTGCTCACCCTGCCCAACGTCGTCGCCACGCCGCACCTGGGCGCGTGCACCGCCGAGGCGCAGGAGAAGGCCGGCCTCGCCGTGGCCCGCTCGGTGCGGCTGGCGCTCGCCGGCGACCTGGTGCCGGACGCGGTCAACGTGCAGGGCGGGGTGATCGCCGAGGACGTGCGCCCCGGCATCCCGCTCACGGAGAAGCTCGGCCGGATCTTCACCGGCCTGGCCGGCGGGGTGGCCCAGCAGCTCGACGTCGAGGTCCGCGGCGAGATCACCGACCACGACGTCAAGGTGCTCGAGCTGGCCGCGCTCAAGGGCATGTTCGCCGACGTCGTCGAGGGCAACGTGTCCTACGTCAACGTCCCGCTGCTGGCCGCCGAGCGCGGCACCCTGGTGCGCCTGGTCGTCGACCCGGAGAGCCCCGACCACCGCAACCTGATCACGCTGCGCGGCACCATCGCCGACGGCTCGCAGGTGTCGGTCAGCGGCACGCTGGTCGGCATCGCTCAGCGTGAGCGGCTGGTCGAGGTCAACGGCTTCGACGTCGACCTCGAGCCGACCGACCACCTCGCGTTCTTCGCCTACACCGACCGCCCGGGGATGGTCGGCGTCCTCGGGCGCGTGCTCGGCGAGGCCGGCGTCAACATCGCCGGCATGCAGGTCGCGCGCGACACCCGCGGTGGCCGCGCCCTGGTCGCGCTCTCCGTGGACTCCGTGATCCCGGTCGGTGCGCTCGAGGAGATCGAGAGCTCCCTGGACGCCGCCACCGTGCGCGCGGTCGACCTGGTCTGA
- a CDS encoding DsbA family oxidoreductase, with product MRIEIWSDVVCPWCYVGKRRLEAALAGFAHADEVEVVYRSFELDPSAPQHGTEPSVVSLARKMGRPEEQVREMVGGLMETAAADGLELRLLDTVHTNTVDAHRLLHLALETGGPALQGALKEELLAAYFTRAEDIGDHAVLRTAALAAGLDAERVDAVLAGQEYADAVAADVAQARAYGATGVPFFVVEGTYGISGAQPTEVFSQVLEQVWTETHPVLQTVGGDAEACGPDGCAI from the coding sequence ATGCGTATCGAGATCTGGAGTGACGTCGTCTGCCCGTGGTGCTACGTCGGCAAGCGCCGCCTGGAGGCGGCCCTGGCCGGCTTCGCGCACGCGGACGAGGTGGAGGTCGTCTACCGCTCCTTCGAGCTCGACCCCTCGGCCCCGCAGCACGGCACCGAGCCCAGCGTCGTCTCGCTGGCCCGCAAGATGGGCCGCCCCGAGGAGCAGGTGCGCGAGATGGTCGGTGGGCTGATGGAGACCGCGGCCGCCGACGGCCTCGAGCTGCGGCTGCTCGACACCGTGCACACCAACACCGTGGACGCGCACCGGCTGCTGCACCTCGCGCTCGAGACCGGCGGCCCGGCGCTGCAGGGGGCGCTCAAGGAGGAGCTGCTCGCGGCGTACTTCACCCGCGCCGAGGACATCGGCGACCACGCGGTCCTGCGCACGGCCGCCCTCGCCGCCGGCCTCGACGCCGAGCGGGTGGACGCCGTCCTGGCGGGACAGGAGTACGCCGACGCGGTGGCCGCCGACGTCGCCCAGGCGCGGGCCTACGGCGCCACCGGCGTGCCGTTCTTCGTGGTCGAGGGCACCTACGGCATCTCCGGCGCCCAGCCGACCGAGGTCTTCAGCCAGGTGCTCGAGCAGGTCTGGACCGAGACGCACCCGGTGCTGCAGACCGTCGGCGGCGACGCCGAGGCCTGCGGCCCGGACGGCTGCGCGATCTGA
- a CDS encoding DUF222 domain-containing protein, which translates to MQHQGDGTALVRARVPESVALRLTTMLESFTNLRRESGEAVAADGDGRRVPYERRLGEAFCSLMEALDPARLPLHGGDATTLVITMDLATLTAGLGTASLADGTRISAGEARRLACTAGLVPAVLGTRSVPLDLGHASRLFSPGQRKALAIRDRECRADGPRERGPALLPPPPSGPRRPLPAPTDAERRPPVRPADVDTAATSEC; encoded by the coding sequence ATGCAGCACCAGGGCGACGGCACGGCGTTGGTCCGGGCTCGCGTTCCGGAGTCGGTCGCGCTGAGGCTGACCACGATGCTGGAGTCGTTCACCAACCTTCGCCGGGAGAGCGGCGAGGCGGTGGCTGCGGACGGCGACGGGCGACGGGTGCCGTACGAGCGGCGGCTGGGGGAGGCGTTCTGCTCGCTGATGGAGGCCCTCGACCCGGCGAGGTTGCCGCTGCACGGCGGTGACGCGACCACGCTGGTGATCACGATGGACCTCGCCACGCTGACCGCAGGCCTCGGGACCGCGTCGCTGGCGGACGGCACGCGGATCTCCGCCGGCGAGGCGCGACGGTTGGCCTGCACCGCAGGTCTGGTGCCCGCGGTGCTCGGCACCCGCTCGGTACCGCTCGACCTGGGCCACGCGAGCCGGCTGTTCAGCCCGGGCCAGCGCAAGGCGCTGGCGATCCGGGACCGGGAGTGCCGGGCGGACGGACCTCGTGAACGCGGTCCTGCTCTGCTCCCACCACCACCATCTGGTCCACGACGACCGTTACCTGCACCAACGGATGCCGAACGGCGACCTCCGGTTCGCCCGGCGGACGTAGACACCGCTGCGACGAGTGAGTGCTGA
- a CDS encoding DUF6069 family protein, with protein sequence MTRTRDPRIVAAPAPDRTTHRFRGLAVTGLVATVVAMALTTAVAALAAAGGVDLEVPADGERIPLAGVTTMTGVFSLLGVVLAAAFLRFSARPAPRFAWTAGALTAASLVPPLLSGADAATASALVGLHLVAAGVMVPALWWGLRTRTG encoded by the coding sequence ATGACCAGGACACGTGACCCCCGGATCGTGGCGGCCCCGGCACCCGACCGCACGACTCACCGGTTCCGCGGGCTCGCCGTCACCGGTCTCGTGGCCACGGTCGTCGCGATGGCGCTGACCACGGCCGTCGCCGCACTGGCCGCGGCCGGTGGGGTCGACCTCGAGGTGCCCGCGGACGGCGAGCGCATCCCCCTGGCAGGTGTCACGACCATGACCGGCGTCTTCTCGCTCCTCGGGGTCGTCCTGGCGGCGGCGTTCCTGCGGTTCAGCGCCCGACCCGCCCCGCGGTTCGCGTGGACGGCCGGGGCGCTGACCGCGGCTTCGCTGGTCCCGCCGCTCCTGTCCGGGGCGGACGCCGCCACCGCCAGTGCCCTGGTCGGGCTCCACCTGGTCGCGGCGGGCGTGATGGTCCCGGCCCTGTGGTGGGGCCTGCGCACCCGGACCGGGTGA
- a CDS encoding O-methyltransferase translates to MSAPPDLPDVVSRAFAVSRTAGYVSFCRNETGRLLATLAATRGGTMAEFGTGCGVGTAWLRSGVRGDAARIITAELNPKLARAAATIFADDPQVEVLAADWSTLLDKGPFSLLFLDSTEPGDVGVDAIADLVEDGGLVVLDDFTPCEIWPPVTYGRVDTLREQWLTDERFTAVEVMVASDASVIVATRR, encoded by the coding sequence ATGAGCGCACCGCCCGACCTTCCCGACGTGGTCTCCCGCGCGTTCGCCGTCTCCCGGACCGCGGGGTACGTGTCGTTCTGCCGCAACGAGACCGGGCGGCTGCTGGCCACCCTCGCCGCGACCCGGGGCGGGACCATGGCCGAGTTCGGCACCGGCTGCGGCGTCGGCACCGCCTGGCTGCGCTCCGGCGTACGCGGTGACGCGGCGCGGATCATCACCGCCGAGCTCAACCCCAAGCTGGCGCGGGCGGCCGCGACGATCTTCGCCGACGACCCGCAGGTCGAGGTGCTCGCCGCGGACTGGTCCACGCTGCTCGACAAGGGCCCGTTCTCGCTGCTGTTCCTCGACTCCACCGAGCCCGGCGACGTCGGCGTCGACGCCATCGCCGACCTGGTCGAGGACGGCGGCCTCGTCGTGCTCGACGACTTCACCCCGTGCGAGATCTGGCCGCCGGTCACCTACGGCCGCGTCGACACCCTGCGCGAGCAGTGGCTCACCGACGAGCGGTTCACGGCCGTCGAGGTGATGGTCGCCTCCGACGCCTCCGTGATCGTCGCCACCCGCCGCTGA